A genomic stretch from Setaria italica strain Yugu1 chromosome VII, Setaria_italica_v2.0, whole genome shotgun sequence includes:
- the LOC101768343 gene encoding uncharacterized protein LOC101768343 gives MVAEPLVHKVLSMATSSSSSKKVRPAAAAASAKGGAAAAAGAEDGRVGILSFEVANAMSRAANLYRSLSDAEAARLLGPLCLGSHAVRALVPGDDARLLALALAEKLDALNRVAAVAARLGRRCTVPALMGFAHVYADLLAGRSGADAFAAASPSEAASLVRKLDRLAAATAALYAELEALTELEQSARKLPTDEARRALEQRTRWRRHDVRRLRDSSLWNWTYDKAVLLLARAVCAIYDRIRLVFGDPMLGIDLLAATREPGQCDQSRQLSGPVTANSGPIQKNLNYSKSGPISRVDPDMPRLVNFRSNCGASPGKMFMECLSLSSSVSWKDGFEDEFLEDSSCISTIRSGMLVPFSGEQGESTTPTKSGKIGRRVRFGPKSTVTSLAPPSTIGGSALALHYANIIIIIEKLLRYPHLVGEEARDDLYQMLPSSLKVALRKNLKTYVKNVAIYDAFLAHDWRETLEKTLAWLAPMAHNMIRWQAERNFEQQQIVLKGNVLLLQTLYFADREKTEAVICELLVGLNYICRYEQQQNALLDCSSSLDFDDCVEWQLQ, from the coding sequence ATGGTGGCGGAGCCGCTGGTCCACAAGGTGCTCTCCATGGcgacctcgtcgtcctcgtccaagAAGGTGcgcccggccgcggcggcggcgagcgccaagggcggcgccgccgcggcagccggcGCGGAGGACGGCAGGGTGGGCATCCTGTCGTTCGAGGTCGCCAACGCCATGTCCCGCGCCGCCAACCTCTACCGCTCGCTCTCCGACGCCGAGGCGGCGCGCCTGCTCGGACCGCTCTGCCTCGGCTCCCACGCCGTGCGCGCGCTCGTCCCGGGCGACGACGCGCGCCTCCTTGCGCTCGCGCTCGCCGAGAAGCTCGACGCACTCaaccgcgtcgccgccgtcgccgcgcgcctCGGCCGCCGATGCACCGTCCCGGCGCTCATGGGCTTCGCCCACGTCTACGCCGACCTCCTCGCCGGCCGCTCCGGCGCGGACGctttcgccgccgcctccccctccgagGCCGCCTCGCTCGTGCGCAAGCTCGAccgtctcgccgccgccaccgccgcgctctACGCCGAGCTCGAGGCGCTCACCGAGCTCGAGCAGTCGGCGAGGAAGCTCCCCACCGACGAggcccgccgcgcgctcgaGCAGCGCACGCGGTGGCGCCGCCACGACGTGCGCCGCCTCAGGGACTCGTCGCTCTGGAACTGGACCTACGACAAGGCCGTGCTCCTGCTCGCGCGCGCCGTCTGCGCCATCTACGACCGCATCCGCCTTGTCTTCGGCGACCCCATGCTGGGGATCGACCTGTTGGCAGCCACCCGGGAGCCAGGGCAATGTGACCAAAGCCGGCAACTCTCCGGTCCAGTGACGGCAAATTCAGGTCCTATCCAGAAAAATCTCAATTACAGCAAGTCAGGGCCGATTTCAAGAGTTGATCCAGACATGCCGCGGTTGGTGAATTTTCGGTCGAATTGCGGAGCGAGCCCGGGGAAGATGTTCATGGAGTGCTTGAGCTTGAGTAGCTCGGTGTCGTGGAAGGATGGGTTCGAGGATGAGTTCTTGGAAGATTCCAGCTGCATTAGCACAATCAGATCGGGGATGCTTGTACCGTTCAGTGGCGAGCAGGGGGAATCCACAACTCCAACCAAGAGTGGAAAGATTGGCAGAAGGGTGCGGTTTGGCCCGAAGAGTACCGTGACATCACTTGCGCCACCGTCTACAATTGGAGGCTCGGCGTTGGCATTGCATTAtgcaaacatcatcatcatcattgagAAGTTGCTCCGGTACCCACATCTTGTTGGCGAGGAGGCCCGTGACGATCTCTACCAGATGCTGCCGTCAAGTTTGAAGGTGGCATTGAGGAAGAATCTGAAAACATATGTGAAGAATGTGGCGATATATGATGCGTTCCTCGCTCATGATTGGAGAGAGACGCTTGAGAAGACGCTGGCTTGGCTTGCTCCAATGGCACACAACATGATCCGGTGGCAGGCTGAGAGGAACTTTGAGCAGCAGCAGATTGTGTTGAAGGGGAATGTACTGCTATTGCAGACACTTTATTTTGCCGATCGGGAGAAGACGGAGGCAGTAATCTGCGAGCTGCTTGTTGGGCTAAATTACATCTGCCGGTACGAGCAACAACAGAACGCTCTGCTTGACTGCTCAAGTAGTCTTGACTTTGATGATTGTGTGGAGTGGCAACTTCAGTAG